One Clostridium estertheticum DNA segment encodes these proteins:
- a CDS encoding [Fe-Fe] hydrogenase large subunit C-terminal domain-containing protein, with protein MYKIYNEIFKTLIKSYHEDNFENKLQELLSKDNINKTELSSIISSLCGVDVVFSDNYIEDLKKAIQFYESNHKIVDKVKHCNMDCADKSGKTLCQASCPFDAILIDNKCNTTYIDNDKCIDCGFCVDACPTGALMDKVEFIPLLNLLKGNTPIIAAVAPAITGQFGENVNIDNLRTAFKKIGFTDMVEVAFFADMLTLKEAIEFDEHVKVKEDLMITSCCCPMWVGMVKKVYHNLVTHVSPSISPMIAAGRVLKQLNPNCKVVFIGPCIAKKGEAKDRDLLGDIDYVLTFSELRDIFDILNIQPEKLQEDISSEYASRGGRLYARTGGVSIAIGEVIERLFPEKYDLFNPIQGNGVKECKELLTKAQNGEVNSNFVEGMGCVGGCVGGPKSLVDASSGKIRVDEFAENSKIKVAIDSDCMNEILNRIGINHAVDFKDKDKTKIFHREF; from the coding sequence TTGTATAAAATCTATAATGAAATTTTTAAAACCCTAATTAAATCCTATCATGAAGATAATTTTGAAAATAAGCTGCAGGAATTACTGTCAAAAGATAATATTAATAAAACTGAGTTAAGCTCTATAATTTCTTCACTTTGTGGAGTTGACGTAGTCTTTTCAGATAATTATATAGAGGATTTGAAAAAAGCTATACAATTTTATGAATCAAATCATAAAATTGTAGATAAAGTTAAACACTGCAACATGGATTGTGCCGATAAGTCTGGGAAAACCCTTTGCCAAGCATCTTGTCCTTTTGATGCCATATTAATAGATAATAAATGTAATACTACCTATATTGATAATGATAAATGCATAGACTGTGGATTTTGTGTAGATGCATGTCCTACTGGTGCCTTGATGGATAAGGTAGAGTTTATTCCACTTTTAAATTTACTTAAAGGAAATACTCCAATAATAGCAGCTGTAGCCCCTGCCATTACTGGACAATTTGGTGAAAATGTTAATATAGATAACCTTAGAACCGCTTTTAAAAAAATTGGTTTCACAGATATGGTTGAAGTTGCTTTTTTTGCAGATATGCTTACATTAAAAGAAGCCATAGAATTTGATGAACATGTCAAAGTAAAAGAAGATTTAATGATTACCTCTTGCTGTTGTCCTATGTGGGTAGGAATGGTAAAAAAAGTATACCATAATTTAGTGACACATGTATCCCCCTCTATTTCTCCTATGATTGCTGCCGGAAGAGTTTTAAAGCAATTAAACCCCAATTGCAAAGTGGTCTTTATAGGACCCTGCATTGCAAAAAAAGGCGAAGCTAAAGATCGTGACCTTTTAGGTGATATAGATTATGTGCTTACCTTCTCAGAACTTAGGGATATTTTTGATATATTAAATATCCAGCCTGAAAAACTACAAGAAGATATCTCTAGTGAATATGCTTCTAGGGGTGGTAGGCTTTATGCTCGGACAGGTGGCGTATCTATAGCTATTGGAGAAGTTATAGAAAGATTATTTCCTGAAAAATACGATTTATTTAATCCCATTCAAGGAAATGGTGTAAAGGAATGTAAAGAACTGCTTACTAAAGCCCAAAACGGTGAAGTTAATTCAAACTTTGTAGAAGGAATGGGTTGTGTTGGCGGTTGCGTTGGAGGGCCTAAATCATTAGTCGACGCGAGTTCCGGAAAAATTAGAGTAGATGAATTTGCAGAAAATTCAAAGATTAAAGTAGCCATAGATAGCGATTGTATGAACGAGATCTTAAATAGAATTGGAATTAATCATGCTGTGGACTTTAAAGATAAAGATAAAACTAAAATATTCCATAGAGAATTTTAG
- a CDS encoding phosphatase PAP2 family protein, with the protein MKALFEYISHRDINILRIINNSWKCRFLDVVMPAMTYLGSFSFMFVFCTVAFLLSTTLLHVMAIKAMISITLSTGIGKLLKISVTRLRPFMDIPNLNIKKIGIDKYSFPSGHTTGAFSLAVIIALYFPIFGFITIPIACLVGISRMYIGVHYPTDVIMGAIIGSTCSFLTYRFL; encoded by the coding sequence ATGAAAGCATTATTTGAATATATAAGCCATAGAGATATTAACATACTTAGAATTATAAACAATTCTTGGAAATGTAGGTTTTTAGATGTTGTGATGCCAGCTATGACTTACTTAGGCTCTTTTTCTTTTATGTTTGTATTTTGCACTGTTGCTTTTTTATTAAGCACTACCCTACTTCACGTCATGGCTATTAAGGCTATGATCTCCATAACACTCAGTACTGGCATTGGTAAGCTTCTTAAAATTAGCGTTACTAGATTAAGACCGTTTATGGATATTCCAAATTTAAATATAAAAAAAATAGGTATAGATAAATATTCATTCCCGTCAGGCCATACTACTGGTGCATTTTCATTAGCTGTAATAATAGCTTTATATTTCCCTATTTTCGGATTCATAACTATACCCATAGCTTGTCTTGTAGGAATTTCCAGAATGTACATAGGGGTTCATTACCCTACAGATGTCATTATGGGTGCCATTATAGGAAGTACCTGTTCTTTTCTTACTTACAGATTCCTTTAA
- a CDS encoding HAD family hydrolase yields MLTNIKAAIFDLDGTLVDSMWVWGKIDEDYFKNRNMDLPLNLKSQIEHLSFDDTAQYFRTNFGILDTIEEIKKEWTDFAYVEYLNNVKLKPGVVEFLSLLKTMNIKIGLATSNSKSLLEAVLKANDIYNYFDSITLTDEVTRGKNFPDVYLLAAEKLGVKPEECIVFEDILPAVKGAKAAGMKVVGVYDDFSKEQREDIINHADMFIIEYHELTPAI; encoded by the coding sequence ATGCTAACAAATATTAAAGCTGCAATCTTTGATTTAGACGGAACCCTTGTGGACTCAATGTGGGTTTGGGGTAAAATAGATGAAGATTATTTTAAAAATAGAAATATGGATCTACCCTTAAATCTAAAAAGCCAAATAGAACATCTTAGCTTTGATGACACTGCGCAGTATTTTAGAACCAATTTCGGTATATTAGATACTATAGAAGAAATTAAAAAGGAATGGACAGATTTTGCCTATGTAGAGTATCTTAACAATGTAAAGCTAAAACCTGGCGTAGTTGAGTTTTTATCTTTACTTAAAACTATGAATATAAAAATCGGACTAGCTACAAGTAATAGTAAATCATTATTAGAAGCCGTGCTTAAGGCTAATGATATATACAATTATTTTGATTCTATAACTCTCACTGATGAAGTGACTAGAGGAAAAAACTTTCCTGATGTATATTTACTTGCTGCTGAAAAATTAGGTGTAAAACCAGAGGAATGTATTGTATTTGAAGATATTCTCCCTGCAGTTAAAGGCGCAAAAGCTGCTGGAATGAAGGTAGTAGGTGTATATGATGATTTTTCCAAAGAACAAAGGGAAGATATTATTAATCATGCAGATATGTTTATAATTGAATATCATGAATTAACGCCAGCCATATAA
- a CDS encoding ABC-F family ATP-binding cassette domain-containing protein yields the protein MSRLVVKNMTHGFGDRAIFEDVSFRLLKGEHIALIGANGEGKSTFMNIITGKLMPDEGDVEWSSSVRVGYMDQHTVLEKGKTIREVLRDAFKYLFDLEDEMLEVTDKMGEATPEELEKLLDRMGTIQDLLDHNGFYAIDSKIDEVSAGIGLKDVGLENDVADLSGGQRTKVLLVKLLLETPDVLLLDEPTNFLDEQHVEWLKRYLQNYENAFILISHDIEFLKDAVNIIYHVENKKLTRYIGSYEEFLRVHDAKRLQLEADYERQQKEINRLEVFVAKNKARASTSGMAKSRQKKLDKIDRIEVTKDRPKPQFNFKTARASGKIIFKTVDLVTGYDSPLSKPLDLYMERGQKIALTGANGVGKTTLLKSLMGDIKAVSGHTNLGDYQYIGYYEQEIKGVNRNNCIEEFWQEFPSFTQGEVRAALAKCGLTTKHIESKITVLSGGEQAKVRLAKLLNRETNILILDEPTNHLDVDAKEELKRALKEYTGSILIVCHEPEFYQDVVTDVWDCEEWTTKIV from the coding sequence ATGAGTAGATTAGTAGTAAAAAATATGACCCATGGCTTTGGTGACAGAGCAATATTTGAAGATGTATCTTTTAGATTACTTAAAGGGGAGCACATAGCGCTTATAGGCGCAAATGGAGAAGGTAAATCAACCTTTATGAACATTATTACAGGTAAGCTTATGCCAGATGAGGGAGACGTTGAATGGTCAAGTAGCGTAAGAGTCGGATATATGGATCAGCATACTGTTTTGGAAAAAGGTAAAACTATTAGAGAAGTTTTAAGGGATGCTTTTAAATATCTTTTTGACTTAGAAGATGAAATGCTCGAGGTAACAGATAAAATGGGAGAGGCAACACCTGAGGAGTTAGAAAAGTTATTGGATAGAATGGGAACAATTCAAGACTTGCTGGATCATAATGGATTTTATGCTATTGATTCCAAGATAGATGAGGTATCTGCAGGAATTGGACTTAAAGATGTTGGTCTTGAAAATGATGTTGCAGATTTAAGTGGAGGACAAAGAACGAAAGTTCTTCTTGTAAAACTTTTATTAGAAACTCCAGATGTCCTACTGCTTGATGAGCCTACTAACTTCTTGGATGAGCAGCATGTGGAGTGGCTTAAGAGATATCTTCAAAATTATGAAAATGCATTTATTCTAATATCTCATGATATTGAATTCCTAAAAGATGCTGTTAATATAATATATCACGTAGAAAATAAAAAATTAACTAGATATATAGGCTCTTATGAAGAATTTTTGAGAGTTCATGATGCTAAAAGACTGCAACTGGAAGCTGATTATGAAAGACAGCAAAAGGAAATTAATAGACTAGAGGTTTTTGTTGCTAAAAATAAAGCAAGAGCTTCTACTAGTGGAATGGCAAAATCAAGACAAAAAAAATTGGATAAAATTGATAGAATAGAGGTTACAAAAGATAGACCAAAACCACAATTTAATTTTAAAACTGCAAGAGCTTCAGGGAAGATAATATTTAAAACTGTGGATTTAGTCACTGGATATGATAGCCCATTATCTAAGCCGTTAGATTTATATATGGAAAGAGGACAAAAAATTGCTTTAACTGGTGCTAATGGTGTTGGAAAAACAACATTATTAAAGAGCCTTATGGGTGATATCAAAGCTGTTTCTGGTCATACAAACTTAGGAGATTATCAATATATAGGATACTATGAACAAGAAATAAAGGGAGTCAACCGCAATAATTGTATTGAAGAATTTTGGCAAGAATTCCCTAGCTTCACTCAGGGGGAGGTAAGAGCTGCACTTGCTAAGTGTGGACTTACTACAAAGCATATTGAAAGTAAAATTACTGTGCTTAGTGGTGGAGAGCAAGCAAAGGTAAGACTTGCGAAGCTTCTAAACAGGGAAACTAATATATTAATCCTAGATGAGCCTACCAATCACTTAGATGTAGATGCTAAAGAGGAGTTAAAGAGGGCCCTAAAAGAATATACAGGAAGTATACTTATAGTTTGCCATGAGCCAGAATTCTATCAAGATGTAGTGACAGATGTATGGGACTGCGAAGAGTGGACAACTAAAATAGTATAA
- a CDS encoding class I SAM-dependent rRNA methyltransferase, producing the protein MACKFYLYRGKGRNAENGHLWIYANEIENFDGEYENGDIIEAYNFRGEFIGKGFINDVSKIAIRIMTRDITEEINEEFFRKKLRAAWTYRKTVIDTSSCRFLFGEADFVPGMIIDKYEDYYVIQSLALGIDKYKDIIVKLLINEYNAKGVYERSDARVRELEGMEQTKGFLTEPFDTNIEIIENGVKYNVDIENGQKTGFFLDQKENRAAIHRLCKDADVLDCFTHTGSFALNAGIAGAKSVLGVDISDYAVECSRKNAELNGLSDTVKFESHNAFDVLREWSREGRQYDVVILDPPAFTKSRSTIDGATRGYKEINLRGIKLVKPGGYFVTCSCSHFMYPDLFRDTIAEAALDAKRTLRQVEFRTQAADHPILWNSDESYYLKFYIFQVV; encoded by the coding sequence ATGGCTTGTAAATTTTACTTATATAGAGGCAAAGGCAGAAATGCAGAAAATGGTCACCTTTGGATATATGCCAATGAAATAGAGAATTTTGATGGTGAATATGAAAATGGAGATATAATTGAAGCATACAATTTTAGAGGAGAGTTTATCGGAAAAGGCTTCATAAACGATGTTTCTAAAATTGCCATAAGGATAATGACAAGAGATATTACCGAAGAAATAAATGAAGAGTTTTTCAGAAAAAAACTTCGCGCTGCTTGGACATATAGAAAAACAGTTATAGATACTTCTAGTTGTAGATTTTTGTTTGGAGAAGCGGATTTTGTACCTGGAATGATTATAGATAAGTATGAAGACTATTATGTTATTCAATCTTTAGCACTAGGTATAGATAAATATAAAGATATAATTGTTAAGCTACTAATAAATGAATATAATGCAAAGGGCGTATATGAAAGAAGTGACGCTAGAGTCCGTGAACTAGAAGGTATGGAACAAACAAAAGGCTTTTTAACAGAGCCCTTTGATACTAATATAGAAATTATTGAAAACGGTGTTAAATATAATGTTGACATTGAAAATGGTCAAAAGACCGGATTTTTCCTAGACCAAAAGGAAAACAGAGCAGCTATTCACAGGTTATGCAAGGATGCTGATGTTTTGGATTGTTTTACTCACACAGGTTCTTTTGCACTTAATGCAGGTATAGCTGGGGCTAAAAGTGTACTTGGAGTAGATATTTCTGATTATGCAGTAGAATGCTCTAGAAAAAATGCAGAACTTAACGGACTTTCAGATACAGTTAAATTCGAATCCCATAATGCCTTTGACGTGCTAAGAGAATGGTCAAGAGAAGGAAGACAATACGATGTAGTAATACTAGATCCACCTGCATTTACAAAGTCACGTTCTACTATAGACGGTGCCACAAGAGGATATAAAGAGATTAACCTACGTGGTATTAAATTGGTTAAGCCGGGCGGATATTTTGTAACCTGCTCTTGCTCTCATTTTATGTACCCTGATTTGTTTAGAGACACCATAGCTGAAGCAGCATTAGATGCTAAAAGAACTCTTAGACAAGTAGAATTCAGAACTCAAGCAGCGGATCATCCTATACTATGGAATTCTGATGAATCATACTATTTGAAATTTTATATATTCCAGGTAGTCTAA